One Cellulomonas sp. NS3 genomic region harbors:
- a CDS encoding DUF5302 domain-containing protein: protein MAEHDESTTTEQVAQDAKAKFREALDRKKAAAQHRSADGSRNTGSVHGSETAGPVQRQFRRKSGSA, encoded by the coding sequence ATGGCGGAGCACGACGAGAGCACGACGACCGAGCAGGTCGCCCAGGACGCCAAGGCGAAGTTCCGCGAAGCGCTCGACCGCAAGAAGGCCGCGGCGCAGCACCGTTCCGCGGACGGCTCGCGCAACACCGGATCCGTGCACGGCTCGGAGACGGCCGGCCCCGTGCAGCGCCAGTTCCGGCGCAAGTCCGGCTCGGCCTGA
- the serA gene encoding phosphoglycerate dehydrogenase produces the protein MLRALLLENLHPQARTILESAGFDVTTRTGALDESELVDALQGVHLLGIRSKTHVTESVIAQAPDLLAVGAYCIGTNQIDLAAAADRGVATFNAPFSNTRSVVEIAIADIIALTRRLTEFNSAMHAGVWNKSAEGAHEIRGRTLGIIGYGNIGTQLSVLAENLGMSVVFYDTAEKLALGNARRAESLDELLDVADIVTLHVDGRSGNAGLFGEKQIARMRPGSVFLNLSRGFVVDYAALRDAIVSGHVAGAAVDVFPTEPKRKGDPFTSELQGLPNVILTPHTGGSTEEAQEAIGQFVSNKVRDYLATGSTTLSVNLPNVALDQPPGAHRLAYLHRNVPGVLAAVNATLAEHGVNVAGQLLATRGEIGYVVTDTDAPVEDAVLDALRSRPESVRLRLLS, from the coding sequence GTGCTACGCGCCCTCCTCCTCGAGAACCTCCACCCCCAGGCCCGGACGATCCTCGAGTCCGCCGGCTTCGACGTGACCACGCGCACCGGAGCGCTCGACGAGTCCGAGCTGGTCGACGCGCTCCAGGGCGTCCACCTCCTGGGCATCCGGTCCAAGACCCACGTCACGGAGTCCGTGATCGCCCAGGCACCGGACCTGCTGGCCGTCGGCGCCTACTGCATCGGCACCAACCAGATCGACCTCGCCGCGGCGGCGGACCGCGGGGTCGCGACGTTCAACGCGCCGTTCTCGAACACCCGCTCGGTCGTCGAGATCGCGATCGCCGACATCATCGCGCTGACCCGCCGGCTCACGGAGTTCAACTCCGCGATGCACGCGGGAGTGTGGAACAAGAGCGCGGAGGGCGCGCACGAGATCCGCGGCCGCACGCTCGGGATCATCGGCTACGGCAACATCGGCACGCAGCTGTCCGTGCTCGCCGAGAACCTCGGCATGTCGGTGGTGTTCTACGACACCGCGGAGAAGCTCGCGCTCGGCAACGCCCGGCGCGCCGAGTCGCTCGACGAGCTGCTCGACGTCGCGGACATCGTGACGCTGCACGTCGACGGGCGCAGCGGGAACGCCGGCCTGTTCGGCGAGAAGCAGATCGCCCGGATGCGTCCCGGCTCGGTCTTCCTCAACCTCTCGCGCGGCTTCGTGGTCGACTACGCGGCCCTGCGCGACGCGATCGTGTCGGGCCACGTCGCCGGCGCGGCCGTCGACGTCTTCCCCACGGAGCCCAAGCGCAAGGGCGACCCGTTCACCTCGGAGCTCCAGGGTCTGCCGAACGTCATCCTCACGCCGCACACGGGCGGGTCGACCGAGGAGGCGCAGGAGGCGATCGGCCAGTTCGTCTCGAACAAGGTCCGCGACTACCTGGCGACCGGCTCGACGACGCTGAGCGTCAACCTCCCGAACGTGGCGCTCGACCAGCCCCCGGGCGCGCACCGTCTCGCCTACCTGCACCGCAACGTCCCCGGCGTGCTCGCGGCGGTCAACGCGACGCTCGCCGAGCACGGCGTCAACGTCGCCGGTCAGCTCCTCGCGACGCGCGGGGAGATCGGCTACGTCGTCACGGACACCGACGCCCCCGTCGAGGACGCGGTGCTCGACGCGCTGCGCTCGCGCCCCGAGTCGGTGCGGCTCCGCCTGCTGTCCTGA
- a CDS encoding M10 family metallopeptidase domain-containing protein, with the protein MSLSMWRYRRRAARLARSGQPVATRRRVLHPGFLTVLAVVLTALAWQRGALEPVIGLAAPRAMVSVEGRLVSVPAPVEGAVRPRPPVPVTTSGAYAFLHEGPTGEPVGFDPCRPIRYVVRPDGAPAVGQQLVAESVALVAAATGLTFVDAGLTVEEPDLERPLVQARYGDGWAPVLLAWSDETVHPELAGPTAGLGGASVVPGADGRSQFLAGGRVLLEAPDLTAILSGPDGYARARAVVVHELAHVVGLDHVETPDELMAPVTGARTDLGPGDLAGLARVGQVACDGA; encoded by the coding sequence GTGAGCCTGTCGATGTGGCGGTACCGTCGCCGCGCAGCGCGTCTCGCACGGTCCGGGCAGCCCGTCGCGACGCGTCGACGGGTGCTGCACCCGGGCTTCCTGACGGTGCTCGCCGTGGTCCTCACGGCGCTCGCCTGGCAGCGGGGCGCGCTCGAGCCGGTCATCGGGCTCGCGGCGCCGCGCGCGATGGTCTCGGTCGAGGGGCGCCTCGTGTCCGTCCCCGCGCCCGTCGAGGGTGCCGTCCGACCGCGACCGCCGGTGCCCGTGACGACCTCGGGCGCGTACGCGTTCCTGCACGAGGGGCCGACGGGGGAGCCCGTCGGCTTCGACCCGTGCCGCCCGATCCGCTACGTCGTCCGCCCCGACGGTGCGCCCGCGGTGGGGCAGCAGCTCGTGGCCGAGTCGGTCGCGCTGGTCGCCGCCGCGACGGGGCTCACGTTCGTCGACGCCGGGCTCACGGTCGAGGAGCCGGACCTCGAGCGTCCTCTGGTCCAGGCGCGGTACGGCGACGGGTGGGCGCCCGTGCTGCTCGCGTGGTCCGACGAGACGGTCCACCCCGAGCTCGCCGGCCCCACCGCGGGTCTCGGCGGCGCCTCCGTCGTGCCCGGTGCCGACGGCCGCTCCCAGTTCCTCGCCGGCGGGCGCGTCCTGCTCGAGGCACCCGACCTCACGGCGATCCTCTCGGGCCCCGACGGGTACGCCCGGGCGCGTGCCGTCGTCGTGCACGAGCTCGCGCACGTCGTCGGGCTCGACCACGTCGAGACGCCCGACGAGCTCATGGCGCCCGTGACCGGCGCCCGCACGGACCTCGGCCCGGGCGACCTCGCCGGCCTGGCGCGCGTGGGCCAGGTCGCCTGCGACGGCGCCTGA